Proteins from one Chitinophaga oryzae genomic window:
- a CDS encoding cbb3-type cytochrome c oxidase subunit I, protein MNVSRYLKNIILAELFVPVLLLTIGIYHGLMQVIYRAGVIHQASVAKLDYYQGLTLHGVINAIVLTTFFAVAFGHATIAFFLKQEPGRKASLLSLLLMVIGTLMAAAAMLSGKASVLYTFYPPLKAHPAFYIGTAMLIVGSWVAYWDWAVIYVRWKRGHREENTPLAVIGTLVNFTIWFVCTLAVAYEVLVLLVPWSLGWTAGVNVMLARTLFWFFGHALVYFWLLPAYIMFYTMLPKLAGGKLYSGTAGRIAFFLFLLFSIPIGVHHQFGEPSIGRGVKLTQSLLTFAVAIPSFITAFTIAASLEHAAWLRGGRGLYSWIWKLPFFRKDVFLFGYLINGLILFIFGGLTGLVNASYSLNNTVHNTSFIPGHFHLTVAGPVFLAILGMSIFLVSQLTGKKIYLPAINTIIPYLWTVGVLIFSAGLMWGGLMGEPRRTNMGLTYLNPASEQYHPYWVISSMLGLAGGGIMFAAGFLYFIVFFGTFFRKRSAASMIDFPVSESLHEEKRIPLFDTFRPWLVVMGFIIFMAYLPAISDALNNTGKKAPPYLPTDPTPIVTKKP, encoded by the coding sequence ATGAATGTAAGCAGATACCTTAAAAACATCATCCTCGCTGAACTGTTTGTACCGGTATTATTACTCACCATTGGTATTTATCACGGGCTGATGCAGGTGATCTACCGCGCCGGTGTGATCCACCAGGCTTCTGTGGCTAAGCTGGACTACTACCAGGGCCTCACGCTGCACGGGGTGATCAATGCCATTGTGCTCACCACCTTTTTTGCCGTTGCTTTCGGCCATGCTACCATCGCTTTCTTCCTGAAGCAGGAACCGGGCCGCAAAGCCTCCCTGCTGTCACTCCTGCTGATGGTGATTGGCACCCTGATGGCCGCTGCCGCTATGTTGTCGGGCAAAGCATCGGTCTTATATACATTTTATCCGCCGCTGAAAGCACATCCGGCTTTTTATATCGGCACCGCCATGCTTATCGTAGGCTCCTGGGTAGCTTACTGGGACTGGGCCGTCATTTACGTACGCTGGAAACGCGGGCACCGGGAAGAAAACACACCGCTGGCCGTGATCGGCACACTGGTCAATTTCACTATCTGGTTCGTATGTACGCTGGCGGTAGCCTACGAAGTGCTGGTACTGCTGGTGCCCTGGAGCCTTGGCTGGACCGCCGGGGTCAACGTAATGCTGGCGCGCACCCTGTTCTGGTTCTTCGGCCACGCGCTGGTATATTTCTGGCTGTTGCCCGCCTACATCATGTTTTATACCATGCTGCCCAAACTGGCCGGCGGCAAGCTCTACTCCGGCACCGCAGGACGCATCGCCTTTTTCCTCTTTCTGCTGTTCTCTATCCCCATCGGCGTGCACCATCAGTTCGGAGAGCCATCCATCGGCAGGGGCGTCAAACTCACACAGTCGCTGCTTACCTTCGCCGTAGCCATCCCCAGTTTCATCACCGCTTTCACCATTGCGGCCTCGCTGGAACATGCCGCCTGGCTGCGGGGTGGCAGAGGACTCTACTCCTGGATATGGAAACTGCCGTTCTTCCGGAAAGATGTATTCCTCTTCGGTTACCTGATCAACGGCCTCATCCTGTTTATCTTCGGCGGACTGACCGGCCTGGTGAACGCGTCTTATTCACTCAACAATACTGTACATAATACGTCCTTTATACCCGGACATTTTCATCTCACCGTAGCCGGCCCGGTATTCCTGGCCATCCTGGGCATGTCGATTTTCCTGGTATCGCAGCTCACCGGTAAAAAGATATACCTGCCGGCTATTAATACCATTATCCCCTATCTGTGGACCGTAGGCGTACTGATCTTCTCTGCGGGGCTGATGTGGGGCGGACTGATGGGAGAACCACGGCGCACCAATATGGGACTAACGTACCTTAATCCCGCCAGTGAACAGTACCATCCCTACTGGGTGATCTCCAGTATGCTGGGACTGGCAGGCGGCGGTATCATGTTTGCCGCAGGGTTCCTGTATTTCATCGTGTTCTTCGGTACTTTCTTCCGCAAGCGCAGCGCGGCATCCATGATCGACTTTCCTGTCAGCGAAAGCCTGCACGAAGAAAAAAGAATTCCGCTGTTCGATACATTCCGGCCATGGCTGGTAGTGATGGGTTTCATCATCTTCATGGCTTACCTGCCTGCCATCTCCGATGCATTGAACAATACCGGCAAAAAGGCCCCGCCCTACCTGCCTACGGACCCTACCCCCATCGTGACTAAAAAACCATGA
- a CDS encoding cytochrome C oxidase subunit II yields MIDKYERNVIIVALLLSALFIFSLFYAMGARKADVTECLPYDKSYETARVNQIDKSTYQIFYVARMWSFEPAITYIPVGSEVDLFLTSQDVVHGFDIYNKNVNLMGVPGGVAKTTVRFDQPGVYKVVCHEFCGTGHQNMQAEIIVNYPKK; encoded by the coding sequence ATGATCGACAAATATGAACGGAACGTCATCATTGTGGCTTTGCTGTTATCCGCCCTCTTTATCTTTTCACTGTTCTACGCGATGGGCGCCAGAAAAGCAGACGTCACGGAATGCCTTCCCTACGACAAATCGTACGAAACGGCGAGGGTCAACCAGATCGACAAATCCACCTACCAGATCTTTTATGTAGCCCGCATGTGGAGCTTTGAACCAGCTATCACCTACATACCGGTAGGCAGCGAAGTAGACCTTTTCCTCACCTCGCAGGATGTGGTGCACGGCTTCGACATCTACAACAAAAACGTAAACCTGATGGGCGTTCCCGGCGGTGTGGCCAAAACCACCGTCCGGTTTGACCAGCCCGGCGTATACAAAGTGGTATGTCATGAGTTCTGCGGCACCGGCCACCAGAACATGCAGGCGGAAATAATTGTCAACTATCCCAAAAAATAA
- a CDS encoding cytochrome c oxidase subunit 2A — MQESNNPEKFVPRGAIAFFALLIVLGLIIWFGIYFLMLSRI, encoded by the coding sequence ATGCAAGAATCCAACAATCCGGAAAAATTCGTCCCCCGCGGCGCTATTGCTTTCTTCGCGCTGCTGATAGTACTGGGACTGATAATATGGTTCGGTATCTATTTTCTCATGCTCTCCAGGATATAA